A portion of the Paenibacillus marchantiae genome contains these proteins:
- a CDS encoding rhamnogalacturonan lyase family protein, with product MKTEMTVAKGKKVLFTWLLSGVIGLTGLASPGGLAPKAEAAEVSAPRLVEDLGRGLTAVYLGENQVYLSWRLLGTEPQQATFNVYRRTGTEEVKLNAQPLTQGTNYTDTDVDVNQSHTYIVKSYVDGTLQGASAEVVLAATPEIRNYFSIPLQNITSNPSDYFVQHGWPGDLDGDGEYEVVVTRIPVNGGNKYVEAYSLTEGFLWRIDLGPYSVTTIDTYNAPPASVSEFGVAGLGGWRDNDNITVFDLDSDGKAEVLLRTFEGVTFADGQVVPATVQRAQYVSVVDGLTGTEAARTTITNNYAADGPLSGHFGIAYLDGEHPSLITVLKNRALSRNFQYVTSAYDYAGGALTERWRHVGADGEFFHQIRILDLDGDGKDEVSFGGWALDDNGETLYSLPGVVHGDRFHITDIDPDRPGLEQFGIQQAENGNVNQFPWFYADAATGEIIRTGELPQDVARGTLADIDPRHSGLEMWSSSGNIYNVDGEVISSVQPSTNFKIWWDGDVLGELLDKNFVEKWDWQQDTTTRLFTADDVRVNSRNAPVLYGDLLGDWREEILYETSDFQELRLYTTTIPSDVRIYTLPHNPAYLNGLAVKGYMQSLLTDYYLGEGMTTPPYPNIRPAVYNRENES from the coding sequence ATGAAAACCGAAATGACTGTGGCAAAAGGAAAGAAAGTACTGTTCACATGGCTATTGAGTGGAGTCATTGGATTGACAGGCTTGGCTTCACCCGGAGGTTTAGCACCCAAGGCAGAGGCCGCAGAAGTGTCTGCACCACGGCTGGTAGAAGACCTGGGACGAGGCCTTACTGCGGTGTACCTGGGGGAGAACCAAGTCTATCTGAGCTGGCGTTTACTTGGGACCGAACCGCAGCAAGCTACCTTCAATGTCTATCGACGGACGGGCACAGAAGAGGTGAAGCTGAATGCCCAGCCTTTGACGCAGGGAACCAACTATACGGATACAGACGTGGATGTAAACCAGAGTCATACGTATATCGTGAAGTCTTATGTGGATGGTACTTTGCAGGGTGCAAGTGCAGAAGTAGTGCTGGCCGCAACCCCCGAGATTCGCAATTATTTCAGTATTCCGCTGCAAAATATAACGTCCAATCCGTCCGATTATTTTGTCCAGCATGGCTGGCCAGGGGATCTGGACGGCGATGGAGAATATGAAGTTGTGGTCACCCGGATTCCGGTGAATGGAGGCAACAAATATGTGGAGGCGTACAGCTTGACCGAAGGTTTCCTATGGCGAATTGATCTGGGGCCTTACAGCGTGACCACGATCGATACATATAATGCACCACCTGCTTCGGTAAGCGAATTCGGTGTGGCTGGACTGGGCGGCTGGCGTGACAATGACAATATTACAGTGTTTGATCTGGATAGTGACGGAAAGGCTGAGGTACTGCTGCGTACCTTTGAAGGTGTGACGTTTGCCGATGGTCAGGTCGTCCCTGCTACGGTGCAGCGCGCACAATATGTATCTGTTGTGGATGGATTGACGGGTACAGAAGCTGCACGTACTACAATTACGAATAATTATGCAGCCGATGGACCGCTCAGCGGGCATTTCGGTATTGCTTATCTGGATGGTGAACATCCGAGTCTGATTACGGTGCTCAAGAATCGTGCGCTCAGCCGGAATTTCCAGTATGTGACGTCAGCTTATGATTATGCAGGTGGAGCCCTAACCGAGCGATGGAGACATGTAGGGGCGGACGGTGAGTTTTTCCACCAGATTCGTATATTGGATCTCGATGGGGATGGAAAGGACGAGGTTTCTTTTGGCGGCTGGGCACTGGATGATAATGGAGAGACATTATACAGTCTGCCTGGTGTAGTCCATGGTGATCGATTCCACATTACGGATATTGATCCGGATCGGCCGGGGTTGGAGCAGTTTGGAATTCAGCAGGCAGAGAACGGCAACGTTAATCAATTTCCTTGGTTTTACGCGGATGCAGCGACGGGTGAGATCATTCGCACGGGAGAACTGCCCCAGGACGTGGCAAGGGGAACGCTGGCGGATATTGATCCACGACACAGCGGGCTTGAGATGTGGTCCAGTTCAGGCAATATTTATAATGTGGATGGTGAAGTGATCAGTTCGGTTCAACCATCAACGAACTTCAAAATCTGGTGGGATGGAGATGTGCTCGGCGAGCTGCTGGATAAGAACTTTGTGGAAAAGTGGGACTGGCAGCAGGACACGACGACACGTCTGTTTACAGCTGATGATGTGCGTGTGAATTCCAGAAACGCCCCTGTACTCTATGGGGATCTGCTCGGGGACTGGCGGGAGGAAATTCTGTATGAGACGAGTGATTTCCAAGAATTGCGTCTGTACACAACGACAATACCGTCGGATGTACGCATCTACACACTGCCGCATAATCCGGCATACCTTAACGGACTGGCTGTCAAAGGATATATGCAGTCTTTGCTAACCGATTATTATCTGGGTGAAGGAATGACAACACCACCGTATCCGAATATTCGCCCTGCCGTGTACAATAGGGAGAACGAGTCTTAA
- a CDS encoding MFS transporter, with protein sequence MKKIIFPGIALIAVCYAFGRFSYGLFMPEISEALQLDDAQSGAINSATYIAYCLSLLSAPLLINRIGHHVIQIAGVSAVLGLLGIALSPNAFVLTLGVFLAGLSTGLASPALGNTVYAELAPEQQARGNSWINTGTSFGIIVSGPIYWLFTEYWRFTYIFFAVLGVVVVLWNRRVLSPRKTKPCTKSLWACMKPTRPGVALLMASLLTGISSAIYWTFARNFLTDEKGASDSEAVLFWIVMGIMGILGGCAGRIIERIGIGWSYRIGLLLLSVSLGVILLPSMAASLVSAVMFGSTYIFLTSVFIVWATRLFRPNTSIGISLAFLALGAGQFIGSSIAGYTIEMFSNTTAFLAFAVLGLFGLLIRVK encoded by the coding sequence ATGAAAAAAATTATTTTCCCAGGGATTGCCCTTATCGCTGTATGTTATGCATTCGGGAGATTCAGCTATGGGCTGTTTATGCCGGAAATCTCGGAAGCACTCCAACTGGACGATGCCCAATCCGGAGCAATCAATTCCGCAACCTACATTGCGTACTGTCTGTCTCTACTTAGTGCCCCACTGTTAATTAATCGCATTGGGCATCATGTCATTCAAATAGCGGGCGTTAGTGCTGTGCTCGGTTTATTGGGCATAGCCTTGTCTCCAAACGCGTTTGTTCTCACACTAGGTGTATTTCTTGCCGGATTAAGTACAGGCTTGGCCTCTCCTGCATTGGGTAACACCGTCTACGCTGAGCTTGCACCTGAGCAGCAAGCCAGGGGGAATAGCTGGATTAACACAGGTACCAGCTTTGGCATTATCGTATCCGGTCCGATCTACTGGCTGTTCACCGAGTATTGGCGTTTTACCTACATCTTCTTTGCTGTTCTGGGTGTTGTAGTAGTGTTATGGAATAGACGTGTTCTTTCCCCACGCAAAACAAAGCCTTGTACCAAATCCCTCTGGGCATGCATGAAGCCGACCAGACCCGGTGTGGCTCTGCTCATGGCTTCCCTTCTGACAGGTATCAGTTCTGCGATCTATTGGACCTTTGCCCGAAACTTCCTCACCGACGAAAAAGGGGCCTCCGATTCGGAAGCCGTACTGTTCTGGATTGTGATGGGGATTATGGGGATTCTCGGCGGGTGTGCTGGTCGGATTATTGAACGCATCGGAATTGGATGGTCCTATCGGATAGGCCTTCTGCTCTTGTCTGTTTCACTTGGCGTTATCCTTCTTCCATCGATGGCCGCCAGCCTGGTCTCAGCTGTTATGTTTGGCAGTACCTATATATTTCTGACCAGTGTATTCATCGTGTGGGCGACCAGGTTATTTCGCCCAAATACGTCCATCGGAATCAGCCTTGCTTTTCTCGCGCTCGGTGCGGGGCAGTTCATAGGTTCATCGATAGCGGGGTACACCATTGAGATGTTCTCCAACACGACAGCATTTCTGGCCTTTGCTGTACTGGGTCTGTTCGGATTACTTATTCGGGTGAAATAG
- a CDS encoding TetR/AcrR family transcriptional regulator, whose product MSSKKEMLLNVAEELFYLHGFHSIGLKRIITDAGIAIMTLYNHFNSKDDLIVEVLRRREQRYLEQLRQYADNKAQPVFLNLAEGHARWLMEHESRGCLFLRAKEEFGGDPDNVIVQTVNAHKKHVMTLIKNLDPAASDRAVLQFNLLLEGSTALAETENVNSVCRELIDMTQNSFK is encoded by the coding sequence ATGAGCAGCAAAAAGGAAATGCTGTTGAACGTGGCTGAGGAATTATTCTACCTGCACGGCTTTCATTCTATCGGCTTGAAGCGAATCATTACAGATGCCGGGATTGCCATCATGACGTTATATAATCACTTCAACTCCAAGGATGATCTCATTGTTGAAGTACTTCGGCGGCGCGAACAGCGCTATCTGGAACAGTTGCGGCAGTATGCCGACAACAAAGCGCAACCCGTATTCCTCAATCTGGCGGAAGGACATGCACGCTGGTTGATGGAGCATGAGTCGAGAGGATGCTTGTTTTTGCGTGCCAAGGAGGAATTTGGCGGAGATCCAGACAACGTCATTGTACAAACTGTCAACGCACATAAGAAACATGTGATGACCTTGATTAAAAATCTTGATCCTGCCGCAAGTGACCGTGCAGTGTTGCAATTTAACCTGTTGCTGGAGGGTTCTACTGCACTCGCTGAGACAGAAAATGTAAATAGCGTCTGCCGGGAACTCATTGACATGACGCAGAATAGTTTCAAGTAG
- a CDS encoding DeoR/GlpR family DNA-binding transcription regulator has protein sequence MSLTYEERRHTILIQLATQGKVQVQILADLFQVSTETIRRDLDRLEKEGELRKVYGGAVRVRSGMIEAPFQKRAQLQLNEKQAIGVAAASLIEDGETIMLDNGTTTLEIMRQLRHRSQVTVITNSVPILTCALEEFAGKIIFAGGEVTPVVQASTGPIAHELLSQFKVNKAFISAGGVSLTDGITDYVLEEALISRKMMERAEEAILVADHTKFGRSTFAQIAPINQISMVITDSGCPTEWIDALHQMEIEMVHSI, from the coding sequence ATGTCTTTAACGTATGAAGAACGCAGACACACCATTCTTATCCAGCTTGCTACACAGGGCAAGGTTCAGGTACAGATTTTGGCGGATCTGTTTCAGGTGTCTACGGAGACGATTCGGCGGGATCTGGACCGACTTGAAAAGGAAGGCGAATTGCGCAAAGTATACGGAGGCGCTGTACGTGTACGCTCAGGCATGATCGAAGCCCCTTTTCAAAAGCGTGCGCAGCTTCAACTGAACGAAAAGCAGGCCATTGGCGTGGCAGCCGCCTCTCTGATTGAGGATGGAGAGACCATAATGCTGGACAATGGTACAACAACGCTGGAGATTATGCGGCAGCTGCGACATCGGTCTCAGGTGACCGTCATAACCAACTCCGTCCCCATTCTTACCTGTGCGCTAGAGGAGTTTGCAGGCAAAATCATTTTCGCTGGAGGAGAAGTCACCCCGGTCGTACAAGCCTCTACTGGACCCATTGCTCATGAATTGCTCAGTCAATTCAAAGTCAATAAGGCATTCATCTCAGCAGGTGGCGTGTCATTAACGGATGGGATCACAGATTATGTGCTGGAAGAGGCACTCATCTCCCGCAAAATGATGGAGCGTGCGGAGGAAGCCATTTTGGTAGCAGATCATACCAAGTTTGGACGTTCAACCTTCGCCCAGATTGCACCTATAAATCAAATATCCATGGTGATCACAGATTCTGGATGTCCCACAGAATGGATAGATGCTCTTCACCAAATGGAAATCGAAATGGTTCACAGCATTTGA
- a CDS encoding metallophosphoesterase family protein: protein MKRQLAFQANGAFKIVQFTDLHWKDGRPEDLRTRQLMKTVIEAEQPDLVVFTGDVIYTGPVDPGNKECEHPEQAFRDAVSVVEERGIPWAFVYGNHDTENRITPDALMDVIQEHAHTVTEPGPREIAGLGNYTLEIAGADGCPAAVLYLLDSGNYPQFESIPGYGWIQPNQIQWLMSESTRVNPGRSRGEKLPALAFFHIPIPEYQSMWDTQICYGSKYEPVCSAQVNSGLFSALLEMGDVMGTFCGHDHVNDFQGTYHGIRLCYGRSSGHSTYGREGMLRGGRVIQLQAGQRSFDTWIRLEDGSVVKEQPEHQPESTLAH, encoded by the coding sequence GTGAAACGTCAGCTTGCTTTTCAAGCAAATGGAGCATTCAAAATCGTGCAGTTTACAGATCTACACTGGAAAGATGGGCGACCTGAAGATCTTCGGACCAGGCAATTAATGAAAACGGTCATTGAAGCGGAACAGCCCGATCTGGTTGTCTTTACAGGCGATGTCATTTACACGGGACCAGTCGATCCTGGCAATAAGGAATGTGAACACCCGGAGCAGGCATTCCGTGATGCTGTGTCTGTAGTGGAAGAGCGTGGTATTCCGTGGGCTTTTGTGTATGGCAACCATGATACAGAGAATCGGATTACCCCCGATGCATTAATGGATGTGATTCAGGAGCATGCGCATACCGTGACAGAACCTGGACCGCGTGAGATTGCGGGACTAGGCAATTACACATTGGAGATTGCCGGAGCGGATGGCTGTCCGGCAGCAGTGTTGTATTTACTCGATTCGGGGAACTATCCCCAGTTCGAGTCCATTCCCGGTTATGGCTGGATTCAGCCTAATCAGATCCAGTGGCTGATGTCTGAATCCACACGCGTTAATCCCGGCCGCAGCCGCGGGGAGAAGCTCCCAGCCTTGGCGTTTTTCCATATCCCGATTCCTGAATATCAGTCCATGTGGGACACACAGATCTGTTACGGCAGCAAATATGAACCTGTCTGCTCTGCCCAAGTGAACTCGGGTCTGTTCTCTGCACTGCTGGAGATGGGCGATGTGATGGGGACCTTTTGCGGACATGATCATGTGAATGATTTTCAGGGGACTTACCACGGCATTCGTCTCTGCTACGGGCGTTCGAGTGGACACAGTACATATGGAAGGGAAGGCATGCTGCGCGGAGGACGGGTCATTCAATTGCAGGCGGGACAACGCAGCTTTGATACCTGGATTCGTCTGGAAGACGGATCGGTCGTGAAGGAACAGCCAGAACATCAACCTGAGAGCACTTTGGCACATTAG
- a CDS encoding DMT family transporter: MILPIVLVLASGMAHAVWSMFTKRSLNKSVFLWSIMMIPTVILLPVLIVELVREPLSMPAYALLVLSMALQALYSWLLSQTYELGDLSQIYPIMRGTSTLLVPLIGVAFLGETLSMFGWVGIACMIIGFTVLSGVGSRVGKSGSSVTGSKPVLMALCVGLCTTSYVFVDKLNLEHISPLSLLEVTNIGFVAGLTPALLASRQLRQEWKKNRSTIMLGALLNPGSYLLFLFALQQAPMARLGPLREVGTVFAAFLGILLLKEQQGKKRILCSVVIFGGILLIGMWG, encoded by the coding sequence ATGATTTTACCTATAGTTCTGGTGCTCGCTTCCGGGATGGCTCACGCTGTCTGGAGTATGTTCACCAAACGCAGTTTAAACAAAAGTGTGTTTTTATGGTCTATCATGATGATTCCAACCGTAATACTGCTGCCTGTGCTTATTGTGGAATTGGTACGGGAACCTTTATCCATGCCAGCCTATGCACTACTCGTGTTATCAATGGCGCTGCAAGCCTTGTATTCCTGGCTGCTATCGCAGACGTATGAATTGGGCGATTTGTCGCAGATTTATCCGATTATGCGGGGAACGAGCACCTTGTTGGTGCCATTGATCGGTGTTGCTTTTCTGGGGGAAACGTTGTCCATGTTCGGCTGGGTCGGTATTGCCTGCATGATTATAGGATTTACGGTGCTGAGTGGTGTGGGAAGCAGAGTTGGCAAATCTGGCTCAAGTGTAACAGGATCAAAGCCGGTGCTGATGGCCTTATGTGTCGGGTTATGTACAACCAGTTATGTGTTCGTGGATAAATTAAATCTAGAGCATATCTCACCCCTGTCGTTACTTGAAGTGACGAACATTGGCTTTGTTGCCGGCTTGACTCCGGCGCTGCTCGCTTCCCGCCAACTGCGTCAGGAATGGAAGAAGAACCGATCAACCATTATGCTGGGAGCGCTGCTGAATCCGGGCTCGTACTTGTTGTTTTTGTTTGCATTGCAGCAGGCGCCAATGGCCAGACTGGGCCCGCTTCGGGAAGTAGGAACAGTATTTGCGGCCTTCCTCGGTATTTTGTTATTGAAAGAACAGCAGGGGAAGAAGCGTATTCTCTGTTCCGTCGTTATTTTTGGCGGCATATTGCTGATAGGCATGTGGGGTTAA
- a CDS encoding glycoside hydrolase family 43 protein yields the protein MHRLEDIHFRDPYILAIPSRKKYYLYGSIGQNVWNGPAIGFDVYESEDLIHWSGPSPCFRAPADFWSDHHYWAPEVYEWEGRFYMFASFKAEGVPRVTGVLVADQPEGPFELWCRSLTPPDWECLDGTLYVDDQGDPWMIFCKEWVQVEDGEMYAVRLKPDLKGTIGKPDLLFKASEAPWSVGGGEQRNRYVTDGPFLYRMQNDELVMMWSTSGQDGYTLGLARSVSGKPQGPWKQDDKPLFANNGGHGMLFRTFEGQLCLTIHAPNNHPKERPVIFRMQEKQGQLTLMDNPT from the coding sequence GTGCACCGTTTGGAAGATATTCATTTTCGTGACCCCTACATACTGGCTATACCATCGCGCAAGAAATATTATTTATATGGCTCTATCGGGCAAAATGTGTGGAACGGCCCAGCCATCGGTTTTGATGTCTATGAGAGTGAAGACCTGATCCATTGGAGTGGTCCTTCCCCATGCTTCCGTGCACCAGCGGACTTCTGGTCCGATCACCACTATTGGGCCCCGGAAGTCTATGAATGGGAAGGTCGCTTTTATATGTTTGCCAGCTTCAAGGCGGAAGGTGTTCCGCGGGTAACAGGTGTGTTGGTGGCTGATCAGCCGGAAGGGCCTTTTGAATTGTGGTGTCGCTCCCTGACGCCACCAGATTGGGAATGCCTGGACGGTACATTGTATGTGGACGATCAGGGTGATCCGTGGATGATCTTTTGCAAGGAATGGGTGCAGGTGGAGGATGGGGAGATGTACGCGGTACGTCTGAAACCGGATCTGAAAGGAACGATAGGCAAGCCTGATCTGTTATTCAAAGCTTCCGAAGCGCCATGGTCTGTCGGAGGTGGAGAACAGCGAAACCGTTATGTCACGGATGGTCCGTTTCTGTATCGTATGCAAAATGATGAACTCGTCATGATGTGGTCCACATCCGGTCAAGACGGTTATACACTGGGGCTGGCCCGCTCGGTGTCCGGTAAACCGCAAGGACCATGGAAGCAGGATGACAAGCCGTTGTTCGCCAATAATGGAGGACATGGGATGCTGTTTCGAACGTTCGAAGGACAACTGTGTCTCACCATTCATGCTCCGAACAATCATCCGAAGGAACGACCCGTTATTTTCCGCATGCAGGAGAAGCAAGGACAACTGACGCTTATGGATAATCCAACGTAA
- a CDS encoding nucleotidyltransferase family protein, with the protein MLHKEKLIQAITEHEQLMHDLRRIRSLDLPQCYIGAGYIRNYIWDVLHGYPLRELHSDIDVVYYDTEDMREERDLLLEQGLREQTGNSIWSVKNQARMHLRNGNKPYQSTEDALRYWPEIVTAIGVRLDEQGQVRICAPHGLEDLYALIVRQSPFFSDADYYNHRVEKKCWQQQWPKLTIIKS; encoded by the coding sequence ATGTTGCATAAGGAAAAGTTGATCCAGGCGATTACGGAGCATGAACAATTAATGCACGACCTGCGGCGGATTCGCAGTCTGGATCTGCCTCAGTGTTACATAGGTGCGGGGTATATTCGCAATTATATCTGGGATGTGCTTCATGGCTATCCTCTTCGCGAACTTCACAGCGATATTGATGTTGTTTACTACGATACGGAAGATATGCGTGAGGAGCGGGACCTGCTGCTGGAACAAGGGCTTCGCGAGCAGACAGGCAATTCCATATGGTCGGTGAAAAATCAGGCGAGGATGCATCTGCGTAATGGAAACAAGCCCTATCAATCCACAGAAGATGCCCTTCGGTATTGGCCAGAAATCGTCACAGCCATAGGTGTGCGGTTAGATGAACAAGGTCAGGTGCGTATCTGTGCCCCGCATGGGCTGGAGGATCTGTATGCGTTAATCGTACGCCAAAGTCCGTTTTTCTCGGATGCAGACTACTATAATCATCGTGTAGAGAAGAAATGCTGGCAACAACAGTGGCCCAAGCTCACGATCATAAAATCCTGA
- a CDS encoding YdcF family protein, translating to MKKFIREKGLILDLIFIACFVFFLVFWGWNFAVKFFGMITIAFIVLRRIDYQKHILLKRILLTGFGIAAVSFVIIEALVFTQLNANDPEEADYVIILGSGIKGTELSLTLKQRLDASLDYIRSHPQTPVIVSGGQGPGESIPEALAMKNYLVDQGISPTQVIMEDRSTSTQENMAFSKKIIDASGLDHPKIMIVTSDYHMFRSKYLAAKNGYAAEYGISAPSPGYLKPINMIREYFAAVKAFI from the coding sequence ATGAAAAAGTTTATACGAGAAAAAGGCCTAATCCTTGATCTTATTTTCATTGCATGTTTTGTGTTCTTCCTTGTTTTCTGGGGCTGGAACTTCGCAGTGAAGTTTTTTGGCATGATCACTATAGCTTTTATCGTGTTGAGGCGGATTGATTATCAAAAGCATATCCTGCTGAAACGCATTCTGCTTACTGGCTTCGGGATCGCTGCGGTTTCATTTGTAATTATCGAAGCACTTGTGTTTACTCAGCTTAACGCGAATGATCCTGAAGAAGCGGACTATGTCATTATTCTCGGCTCGGGCATCAAGGGAACTGAATTGTCATTGACCTTGAAACAAAGGCTGGATGCCAGTTTGGACTATATCCGCAGTCATCCTCAGACGCCAGTGATTGTATCCGGCGGGCAGGGGCCGGGAGAATCGATTCCGGAAGCACTCGCCATGAAAAACTACCTTGTTGATCAGGGGATCAGCCCCACACAAGTCATTATGGAAGATCGATCGACGAGCACCCAGGAGAATATGGCTTTTTCCAAAAAAATCATTGATGCATCCGGGCTGGATCATCCCAAGATCATGATTGTTACAAGTGATTACCATATGTTCAGATCCAAGTATTTGGCCGCCAAGAACGGTTACGCTGCCGAATACGGCATTTCAGCTCCTTCACCGGGTTATCTGAAACCGATCAATATGATCCGGGAGTATTTTGCAGCGGTTAAAGCGTTTATCTAG
- a CDS encoding TIGR01777 family oxidoreductase, producing the protein MKKVVLAGGTGFVGQDFAQRFKELGYEVLIISRQPGHIAWENQAGIIEALEGAELLINLAGKSVNCRYTDENRKVILESRTRTTRILGESVLACSNPPELWINSSTATIYRHAEDRPMTEKEGEIGSGFSVDVAKAWEKAFFEFSLPSTRQIALRIAIVLGEGGVMEPLTNLVRFGLGGSQGPGTQQFSWIHIEDLFRMVIYVQQHPQLEGVFNASSPHPVTNRQLMESLRRQMGVRIGLPSPRWMLELGARFIRTETELVLKSRWVIPERLEREGFTFKYDTLDLALAEILK; encoded by the coding sequence GTGAAAAAGGTTGTGTTGGCGGGTGGAACAGGGTTTGTTGGTCAGGATTTTGCCCAAAGATTCAAGGAGCTTGGTTATGAGGTGCTCATCATCTCACGTCAGCCCGGTCATATTGCCTGGGAGAACCAGGCTGGAATCATAGAGGCACTTGAAGGTGCAGAATTGCTGATTAACCTGGCCGGAAAATCCGTAAACTGCCGTTACACGGACGAGAACCGCAAAGTCATTTTGGAATCCAGAACACGCACAACCCGCATTTTGGGCGAGTCTGTTCTGGCTTGTAGCAACCCTCCTGAATTATGGATTAATTCGAGCACGGCCACCATATACAGACATGCAGAAGATCGTCCCATGACGGAGAAAGAGGGCGAGATTGGCTCCGGATTCTCGGTGGATGTCGCCAAGGCGTGGGAAAAGGCTTTTTTTGAATTCAGTCTGCCGTCTACACGTCAGATTGCATTACGGATTGCCATTGTGCTGGGAGAAGGCGGCGTCATGGAGCCACTCACCAATCTGGTCCGCTTTGGGCTGGGTGGATCACAAGGACCTGGAACCCAGCAGTTTAGCTGGATTCATATAGAAGATTTGTTCCGCATGGTGATCTATGTTCAGCAGCATCCGCAATTGGAGGGTGTATTTAATGCATCCTCTCCCCATCCTGTCACGAACCGCCAGCTTATGGAGAGTCTGCGGCGGCAGATGGGAGTTCGTATTGGACTTCCTTCACCTCGCTGGATGCTGGAACTGGGGGCACGATTCATCCGGACCGAAACAGAGCTGGTTCTCAAAAGTCGCTGGGTTATTCCCGAGAGGCTGGAAAGAGAAGGATTTACATTCAAGTATGATACGCTCGATCTTGCACTGGCCGAGATTTTGAAGTAA
- a CDS encoding beta-ketoacyl-ACP synthase III, with the protein MQLRRVRIVGTGKYLPEQEVTDEELDRRLQVPAGWVSKATGVGVRHYASGAETSSFMGARAAEAALVDAGLTFADIDCLVCTSGTKEQPLPSTAVFIQQAMGQQDSGVPAFDMDATCLSFLNGLDVISYMVDAGRYKRVLLVATEIASKGLNWSNKESAALFGDGAAAVIIERSAEGESSQIVHASLKTYSRGARFSEIAGGGTRLHASNYVAEQPDPYLFHMDGQAIFRMASRLLPAFIDDMLQATGNQMKDFQLVIPHQGSAMAMRLIRKKLGIEEDRFMDITRNHGNTIAASIPMGLHEAIKQQRIQRGDRVLMIGTAAGLSLGGLIFDY; encoded by the coding sequence ATGCAGCTTAGAAGAGTGAGAATTGTTGGAACAGGCAAGTATTTGCCTGAACAGGAAGTAACCGACGAGGAGTTGGATCGCCGTTTGCAGGTGCCTGCGGGCTGGGTCAGCAAAGCAACAGGTGTAGGTGTGCGTCATTACGCTTCTGGTGCAGAGACCTCTTCCTTCATGGGAGCGAGGGCTGCCGAAGCCGCACTTGTTGATGCGGGATTGACGTTCGCAGATATAGACTGTCTGGTGTGTACGAGCGGTACGAAGGAACAACCTTTACCCAGTACGGCGGTATTCATTCAGCAGGCGATGGGACAGCAGGATTCAGGTGTACCGGCTTTTGACATGGATGCGACCTGTTTAAGTTTCCTAAACGGGTTGGATGTTATCTCCTATATGGTGGATGCCGGGCGTTATAAAAGGGTGCTGCTTGTAGCTACGGAGATCGCCTCAAAGGGGTTAAATTGGTCGAACAAGGAGAGTGCTGCCCTGTTCGGTGATGGAGCTGCTGCTGTCATTATTGAACGCTCTGCTGAAGGAGAGTCTTCGCAGATTGTGCATGCCTCGCTGAAAACGTACAGCCGCGGCGCGCGGTTTTCGGAAATTGCCGGTGGGGGTACTCGTCTGCATGCCTCGAATTATGTGGCAGAGCAGCCGGACCCCTATCTTTTTCATATGGATGGACAGGCCATCTTCCGTATGGCTTCCAGGTTGCTGCCAGCATTTATTGACGATATGTTGCAAGCAACCGGTAATCAGATGAAGGATTTCCAATTGGTAATTCCGCATCAGGGAAGTGCCATGGCGATGAGGCTGATCCGCAAGAAGCTAGGAATCGAAGAGGACCGTTTTATGGACATTACACGAAATCACGGCAATACCATTGCCGCTTCCATTCCGATGGGGTTGCATGAAGCGATCAAGCAGCAGCGCATTCAGAGGGGAGATCGGGTGCTAATGATCGGAACAGCCGCCGGATTATCACTGGGAGGACTTATTTTTGACTACTAG